A single Larimichthys crocea isolate SSNF chromosome VIII, L_crocea_2.0, whole genome shotgun sequence DNA region contains:
- the mmp2 gene encoding 72 kDa type IV collagenase, with protein sequence MGFPTIFSCRRIVLKVILVQFIAFQATYAAPSPIIRFPGDDTVPRTDKEVALHYLNKFYGCPQDRCNLMVLKDTLKKMQKFFSLQETGEIDAKTVDIMKKPRCGVPDVANYNFFHRKPMWQKKDISYRILGHTPDLDEEVINDAFFRAFKVWSDVTPLSFTRLMDGEADIMINFGRNEHGDGYPFDGKDGLLAHAFAPGPGIGGDSHFDDDEQWTLGDGQVVKVKFGNADGEFCKFPFLFMGTEYNSCTSQGRDDGFLWCSTTYNFDEDGKYGFCPHELLFTLGGNADGAPCKFPFTFQGEKYDGCTTSGRDDGYRWCATTDNYDVDKSFGFCPETAMSTVGGNAEGSPCVFPFTFLGDSYESCTSSGRSDGKMWCATTKSYDDDRKWGFCPDQGYSLFLVAAHEFGHALGLEHSQDPGALMAPIYTYTKDFRLSQDDIKGIQELYGVPTDKPLPPTQGPVTPMDICKEPVIFDAVAQIRGETFFFKDRFLFRSVNFRSKPNGPMLVATYWPDLPSKIDAAYENPVEEKTVFFSGNEMWVYKADELEKGYPKRLSSLDLPTDLQQIDAAFNFRKNRKTYLFSEDKFWRYDEEKKRMDPGFPKLIADSWNGIPDGIDSAFSLNGIDYSYFFKGNHYFKLEDSSLKIVKLGEITKDWLGC encoded by the exons ATGGGCTTTCCGACGATATTTAGCTGTCGTCGGATTGTTCTTAAAGTGATTTTGGTTCAGTTCATCGCTTTTCAAGCAACATATGCTGCCCCTTCGCCTATTATCAGGTTTCCCGGAGACGATACTGTCCCAAGAACAGACAAAGAAGTTGCTCTG CACTATCTGAATAAGTTTTATGGATGCCCACAAGACAGATGTAACCTTATGGTGCTCAAGGACACCCTGAAGAAAATGCAAAAGTTCTTCTCTCTGCAAGAAACTGGAGAGATTGATGCCAAAACTGTGGATATCATGAAAAAGCCCCGCTGTGGCGTCCCAGATGTGGCCAATTACAACTTCTTCCACAGGAAACCCATGTGGCAGAAGAAAGACATCAGTTACAG AATCCTCGGACACACTCCAGATCTGGATGAGGAGGTCATAAATGATGCTTTCTTCAGAGCCTTCAAAGTATGGAGTGACGTTACTCCACTCTCATTCACACGCCTGATGGACGGAGAGGCTGACATCATGATTAATTTTGGCCGCAATG AGCACGGAGATGGCTACCCTTTCGACGGCAAAGATGGCCTCTTGGCTCATGCCTTTGCTCCAGGGCCAGGAATTGGGGGTGACTCCCactttgatgatgatgagcaaTGGACGTTGGGAGATGGCCAAG TGGTGAAGGTGAAGTTTGGCAATGCTGATGGAGAGTTCTGTAAGTTCCCCTTCCTGTTCATGGGCACCGAGTACAACAGCTGTACATCTCAGGGTCGTGACGATGGCTTCCTGTGGTGCTCAACCACTTACAACTTTGATGAAGATGGCAAATATGGCTTCTGTCCCCATGAAT TACTATTCACCCTGGGTGGCAATGCAGACGGTGCTCCATGCAAATTCCCCTTCACCTTCCAGGGAGAGAAGTATGATGGATGCACCACCTCAGGCAGGGATGATGGTTACCGTTGGTGTGCCACCACTGACAACTATGATGTTGACAAATCCTTTGGGTTCTGCCCTGAGACTG CCATGTCCACAGTGGGAGGAAACGCAGAGGGAAGCCCCTGTGTCTTTCCCTTCACCTTCTTGGGAGACTCATACGAGTCCTGCACCTCATCTGGACGCAGCGATGGCAAGATGTGGTGCGCTACCACCAAGAGCTATGATGATGACCGCAAATGGGGTTTCTGTCCTGACCAAg GCTACAGTTTGTTCCTGGTGGCAGCCCATGAGTTTGGTCATGCTCTTGGCTTGGAGCACTCTCAGGACCCTGGAGCACTGATGGCCCCCATTTACACTTACACTAAAGACTTCAGGCTTTCTCAAGATGACATCAAAGGAATCCAGGAGCTCTACG GTGTCCCGACAGATAAGCCTTTGCCTCCAACCCAGGGTCCTGTCACTCCAATGGACATCTGCAAAGAGCCAGTTATTTTTGATGCTGTAGCACAGATCAGAGGAGAGACCTTCTTCTTCAAGGACAG GTTCCTGTTCAGGTCAGTCAACTTCAGAAGCAAGCCCAACGGCCCCATGCTAGTGGCCACCTACTGGCCAGACCTGCCCTCCAAGATAGATGCTGCCTATGAAAACCCAGTGGAggaaaaaactgtgtttttctcag GCAATGAGATGTGGGTCTACAAAGCAGATGAGTTGGAGAAAGGCTATCCCAAGAGGCTTTCTAGCCTTGACCTCCCCACTGACCTGCAGCAAATTGATGCTGCCTTCAACTTTAGGAAGAACAGGAAGACGTACCTGTTTTCTGAGGACAAATTCTGGAG GtatgatgaagaaaagaagagaatgGACCCTGGCTTCCCCAAACTTATTGCTGATTCCTGGAATGGCATCCCAGATGGCATTGACTCTGCCTTCAGTCTTAATGGCATTG ATTACAGCTACTTCTTCAAAGGTAACCACTATTTCAAACTGGAAGACAGCAGCTTGAAGATTGTCAAGTTGGGTGAAATCACAAAGGACTGGCTCGGTTGTTGa